One genomic region from Dehalococcoidia bacterium encodes:
- a CDS encoding transglycosylase SLT domain-containing protein yields MVLVPGWNNFAYVGPAQPVLAALASIDGNYDAIWTFDALSQSWKSFNPQSPDTSDFADFAQGTAYWIHMTAGATLTIGLAGVVPNQQRRLLNGWNNVAQTGPTAPVADALAPYDASYSVIWHWNAALQKWELFDPAAPAASDFSQLTQGQAYFVSVTSASPNPAAPTAQSCYGFQSYQPQSAEVADALNRAAQNALADDPSFRLPDLHTALDGGPATVPASIPPSVLRSIAWIESGWRQATFSVPRGSHGSTITSRTCAYGLMQVLSGMQVSGQPTPRQTQIGTDYLHNIDAGAQILVGKWNMAPAQLPIYGRRDPRIIEDWYFALWAYHCFGDVCAKYNVHNNPDDPALKWPRPAYGSPDQQNSRGAFTASDYPYQEIIFGQIAYPPNSGGTPMWQAIPVQLPPHGTIGFPVPKTTIEASAHLDSGQALAVPTPAPSPAPPAVSPTPAPRQFDGEYFPPIGQ; encoded by the coding sequence TTCGCCTACGTCGGCCCGGCCCAACCCGTGCTCGCGGCGCTCGCCTCGATCGACGGTAACTATGACGCGATCTGGACCTTCGACGCACTCAGCCAATCCTGGAAGTCGTTCAACCCGCAGTCGCCGGACACCAGCGACTTTGCGGACTTCGCCCAGGGCACGGCCTACTGGATACACATGACCGCCGGCGCCACCCTGACCATCGGCCTCGCGGGTGTCGTGCCCAACCAGCAACGCCGCCTGCTGAATGGTTGGAACAACGTCGCCCAGACCGGTCCCACGGCCCCGGTGGCGGATGCGCTGGCGCCCTACGACGCGAGCTACTCCGTGATCTGGCACTGGAACGCGGCCCTGCAGAAGTGGGAGCTGTTTGATCCGGCCGCGCCCGCCGCCAGCGACTTCTCCCAGCTCACCCAGGGCCAGGCCTATTTCGTGTCCGTGACTTCGGCCTCGCCGAACCCGGCGGCGCCCACGGCGCAGAGCTGCTACGGCTTCCAGTCCTACCAGCCTCAGTCGGCCGAGGTCGCCGATGCGCTGAACCGCGCGGCACAAAACGCGTTGGCCGACGATCCCTCGTTCCGCTTGCCCGACCTGCACACGGCGCTTGACGGCGGCCCCGCGACGGTGCCGGCCTCGATCCCGCCCAGCGTGCTGCGCTCGATCGCCTGGATCGAGTCGGGCTGGCGGCAGGCAACGTTTTCGGTGCCGCGCGGCTCGCACGGCAGCACAATCACCTCACGCACCTGCGCCTACGGCCTGATGCAGGTGCTGTCCGGCATGCAGGTCTCGGGTCAGCCAACGCCGCGTCAGACACAGATCGGCACCGACTACCTGCACAACATCGACGCCGGCGCCCAGATCCTGGTCGGCAAGTGGAATATGGCGCCGGCGCAACTGCCGATTTACGGCCGGCGCGATCCGCGCATCATCGAGGACTGGTACTTCGCACTATGGGCGTATCACTGCTTCGGCGATGTCTGCGCGAAGTACAACGTGCACAACAACCCCGACGATCCGGCGCTGAAGTGGCCTCGGCCGGCGTACGGCTCGCCCGACCAGCAGAACTCGCGCGGCGCCTTCACCGCCTCCGACTACCCATACCAGGAGATTATTTTCGGTCAGATCGCCTATCCGCCCAACAGCGGCGGCACGCCCATGTGGCAGGCGATCCCGGTGCAGTTGCCGCCCCACGGCACGATCGGCTTCCCCGTGCCAAAGACGACGATCGAGGCCTCGGCCCACCTGGACAGCGGCCAGGCGCTGGCCGTGCCGACGCCAGCGCCTTCCCCAGCCCCGCCTGCTGTCTCGCCCACGCCAGCGCCGCGCCAGTTCGACGGTGAATACTTTCCGCCGATCGGCCAGTGA